A stretch of Myceligenerans xiligouense DNA encodes these proteins:
- a CDS encoding DUF1990 family protein, with product MSDRDWPTSVHAAVRLAEERLTRNRQRDISLTLDPRLDEDFDILHALAPFSIGSTGTSSRGEHIWDANDTGTSVAFALTPTEEHAVRSAITAAGGVASDLTLLAEYHLSQRDLSYSVVGGTAPGAERWQPPDGWRAYERTVRLGSGTDLWNAASTAALSWGIKTRSGFTVDPTLEEGRVARQGERYWLLARIGPIHVREPVEVVATLATRRRAGLAYGTLAGHPVSGEEAFIVSRDDDENVNLTLRSLTRAGRGSWRALFPVILITQRIYRRRYLRALRHDSQ from the coding sequence GTGTCGGACCGCGACTGGCCGACGAGTGTTCACGCGGCCGTCCGGTTGGCCGAGGAGCGCCTGACGCGGAACCGGCAGCGCGACATCTCCCTCACCCTCGACCCGCGCCTTGACGAAGACTTCGACATCCTGCATGCGCTCGCTCCGTTCAGCATCGGGAGCACGGGAACCAGCTCCCGTGGCGAGCACATCTGGGACGCGAACGACACCGGCACCAGCGTGGCCTTCGCGCTCACTCCCACCGAGGAACACGCCGTGAGGTCTGCCATCACCGCAGCCGGCGGCGTCGCGAGTGACCTGACGCTCCTGGCGGAGTATCACCTGAGCCAACGGGACCTCAGCTACAGCGTCGTGGGCGGCACGGCGCCAGGCGCAGAGCGGTGGCAGCCACCCGACGGATGGCGCGCGTACGAACGCACCGTCCGGCTCGGCTCCGGAACCGATCTGTGGAATGCGGCTTCAACGGCGGCCCTCTCCTGGGGCATCAAGACGCGGAGCGGATTCACCGTCGACCCAACCCTGGAGGAAGGCCGCGTCGCGCGCCAAGGGGAGCGCTACTGGCTTCTCGCACGCATCGGGCCCATCCATGTGCGGGAGCCCGTGGAGGTCGTCGCGACGCTAGCCACCCGCCGCCGCGCAGGCCTCGCTTACGGCACCCTGGCAGGCCATCCGGTCTCCGGGGAGGAAGCGTTCATCGTCAGCCGGGACGACGACGAGAACGTGAACCTGACGCTGCGGTCCCTCACGCGCGCCGGTCGAGGCTCGTGGCGTGCGCTCTTTCCGGTGATCTTGATCACCCAGCGCATCTACCGACGCCGCTACCTCCGCGCACTCCGGCACGACAGTCAATGA
- a CDS encoding alpha/beta hydrolase-fold protein encodes MTETHARRTFPPDRPERPVLAAVAAAAVGAGAFLAAPPAAAAEDSDPWVAELTDNPAGNVYRFTVPPEVMTEETGVEDGQVTVQGTFGPGGTWTEFNADAAPGGVDRVATFGPLDPGVYAYRYAVRPAPDADAVPFSNPGTDQEVTARPHLRTLFVPGPGAEWLADVDGGGALATLGYGRGKHRSEALVWTPPGYDAERTEPYPTLYLLQDEGQSYREWAELGRLRQILDNLVLDGDAEPMVVVMADGDGPAARKHLTKKLLPATESAFHVSSDAGDRAVAGIGRGARQALETLVTDVGTFASVGAFSGGLDRRISHGTARRINDRTDLIRVYGGNATDPAYDDVVALEASLTRAGVEFQSDGSDPATGGTWDTWRKSLHDFAGRLFRSVEDDGPGEGHRPFTPRELPAPGTSPTPWVDENGIVTFEAGPEFAEASRVTVWGNFGPAGSWPRTPMQRQHDGSWRLSMPVEGGSYYYKFEVEGVDQKDPNNPTSVTSEPAWSTFTVEGDTLRGRYTAAVPAGERGEVSVMNYTSTAGQEERSAYVWTPPDYDADRADEYPVFYLQHGGGQTWTDWVEVGHVDRILDNHYRNGAIEPMVVVMANGNGVDFPQEMVTRIAPAAEERYNVGSEPRKRALAGLSMGSGHTLSTLWTYPGEFGYIGAMSAFGAPPEGTDVDAVNAGTELIRVYSGDQQDFTYGATLDLVAAMEARGVEHEFAPIIPGPHGWDVWQKALIDLLPRLFTGEN; translated from the coding sequence ATGACCGAGACTCACGCACGACGAACGTTCCCACCGGACCGTCCCGAACGACCGGTGCTCGCCGCCGTGGCCGCGGCCGCCGTGGGAGCGGGCGCGTTCCTCGCGGCCCCGCCCGCCGCGGCTGCGGAGGACAGCGACCCCTGGGTGGCGGAACTGACGGACAACCCGGCCGGGAACGTCTACCGCTTCACCGTGCCGCCCGAGGTCATGACCGAGGAGACCGGTGTCGAGGACGGTCAGGTCACGGTGCAGGGCACCTTCGGCCCGGGCGGGACGTGGACGGAGTTCAACGCCGACGCCGCGCCGGGCGGCGTGGACCGCGTCGCCACGTTCGGCCCCCTGGACCCCGGCGTCTACGCCTACCGGTACGCGGTCCGGCCGGCTCCGGACGCGGACGCCGTCCCGTTCAGCAACCCCGGCACGGACCAGGAGGTGACGGCGCGGCCGCACCTGCGGACCCTGTTCGTGCCCGGCCCGGGTGCGGAATGGCTGGCGGACGTCGACGGCGGCGGTGCGCTCGCCACGCTCGGGTACGGGCGCGGCAAGCACCGTTCCGAGGCCCTGGTGTGGACCCCGCCCGGCTACGACGCCGAGCGCACCGAGCCCTACCCCACCCTCTACCTGCTGCAGGACGAGGGTCAGAGCTACCGCGAGTGGGCCGAGCTCGGCCGCCTCCGGCAGATCCTCGACAACCTCGTGCTCGACGGCGACGCCGAGCCGATGGTCGTCGTCATGGCCGACGGCGACGGGCCGGCAGCGCGCAAGCACCTCACCAAGAAGCTCCTCCCCGCCACGGAGTCGGCGTTCCATGTCTCGTCCGACGCGGGCGACCGCGCCGTCGCGGGCATCGGCCGAGGAGCGCGGCAGGCCCTGGAAACGCTCGTGACCGACGTCGGAACGTTCGCCTCCGTCGGCGCCTTCTCGGGCGGGCTCGACCGGCGGATCAGTCACGGCACGGCGCGCCGGATCAACGACCGGACGGACCTGATCCGCGTGTACGGCGGCAACGCCACCGATCCGGCGTACGACGACGTCGTCGCCCTGGAGGCCTCGCTCACCCGCGCGGGCGTCGAGTTCCAGTCGGACGGCTCGGACCCGGCCACGGGTGGCACCTGGGACACCTGGCGCAAGAGCCTGCACGACTTCGCGGGGCGGCTGTTCCGGTCGGTCGAGGACGACGGCCCCGGCGAGGGGCACCGTCCCTTCACCCCTCGCGAGCTCCCCGCGCCGGGAACGTCCCCCACCCCGTGGGTCGACGAGAACGGCATCGTCACCTTCGAGGCAGGCCCGGAGTTCGCCGAGGCCTCCCGCGTCACCGTCTGGGGCAACTTCGGCCCCGCCGGAAGCTGGCCGCGCACCCCGATGCAGCGGCAGCACGACGGCTCATGGCGTCTGTCGATGCCGGTCGAGGGCGGCTCGTACTACTACAAGTTCGAGGTCGAGGGCGTCGACCAGAAGGACCCGAACAACCCGACCTCGGTGACCTCCGAGCCGGCGTGGAGCACGTTCACCGTCGAGGGCGACACGCTCCGCGGCCGGTACACCGCCGCGGTGCCCGCCGGCGAGCGCGGCGAGGTGAGCGTCATGAACTACACCAGCACGGCCGGACAGGAAGAACGCTCCGCCTACGTGTGGACGCCGCCGGACTACGACGCCGATCGCGCCGACGAGTACCCGGTGTTCTACCTGCAGCACGGCGGCGGGCAGACCTGGACGGACTGGGTCGAGGTGGGACACGTCGACCGGATCCTCGACAACCACTACCGGAACGGCGCCATCGAGCCGATGGTGGTCGTGATGGCCAACGGCAACGGCGTGGACTTCCCGCAGGAGATGGTCACCCGCATCGCCCCGGCCGCCGAGGAGCGGTACAACGTCGGCTCCGAGCCCCGGAAGCGTGCCCTGGCGGGCCTGTCCATGGGGTCGGGACACACGCTCAGCACCCTGTGGACGTATCCCGGCGAGTTCGGCTACATCGGGGCGATGTCGGCCTTCGGCGCCCCGCCGGAGGGTACCGATGTCGACGCCGTCAACGCCGGCACCGAGCTCATCCGGGTCTACTCCGGCGATCAGCAGGACTTCACCTACGGCGCGACGCTCGACCTCGTCGCGGCGATGGAGGCTCGCGGGGTCGAGCACGAGTTCGCTCCGATCATCCCCGGCCCGCACGGCTGGGACGTGTGGCAGAAGGCGCTGATCGACCTCCTGCCGCGGCTGTTCACGGGTGAGAACTGA
- a CDS encoding AAA family ATPase — protein sequence MARVRTHGPARLRNRSVEYSLNASSLLGHQDAERVHRRPAPGGRPRRAPRGALLAPRTRSPRPKFQQASDQSSTRVATNVPRTRCSSPRLPHPSIGRVLPRHADALVTDALSDTRIVLVNGARPSGKSTLVAQVGRGVGAEWYSLDDRETRDAVERDPSGFVRQAPRMIIDEVQRLPELLLPSSPLSMPSRHRLNADHLRTSLVTP from the coding sequence ATGGCGCGCGTACGAACGCACGGTCCGGCTCGGCTCAGGAACCGATCTGTGGAATACAGCTTGAACGCCAGTTCTCTCCTGGGGCATCAAGACGCGGAGCGGGTTCACCGTCGACCCGCCCCTGGAGGACGGCCGCGTCGCGCGCCAAGGGGAGCGTTACTGGCTCCTCGCACCCGATCGCCTCGGCCAAAGTTTCAGCAGGCAAGCGACCAAAGTTCCACGCGGGTAGCGACCAACGTTCCACGCACGAGATGCAGTTCGCCACGCCTCCCCCACCCGAGCATCGGACGAGTACTTCCGCGCCACGCTGATGCGCTCGTCACCGACGCCTTGTCGGACACCAGGATCGTCCTGGTCAACGGGGCCCGGCCGAGTGGGAAGAGCACCTTGGTCGCTCAGGTGGGACGTGGGGTCGGCGCCGAGTGGTACAGCCTGGACGATCGCGAGACCCGCGACGCCGTCGAGCGCGACCCGTCCGGATTCGTGCGCCAGGCGCCCCGAATGATCATCGACGAGGTCCAGCGACTCCCCGAGCTGCTCTTGCCATCAAGTCCCTTGTCGATGCCGAGCCGACACCGCTTGAATGCCGACCACCTGCGCACCAGCCTGGTGACCCCGTAG
- the ychF gene encoding redox-regulated ATPase YchF, producing MALTIGIVGLPNVGKSTIFNALTRNQVLAANYPFATIEPNIGVVPLPDERLGKLAEIFGSERELPATVSFVDIAGIVKGASEGEGLGNKFLANIREADAICQVTRVFDDPDVVRVDGSADAPGDIETISTELILADLQTLEKALPRMEKEVKIKKGDPVLFAAAKKAQGILEEGTTLYQGAAAAGLDLAEIASLQLLTAKPFIYVFNTDDAGLADTASQEALRKLVAPADAIFLDGKFEAELAELEPEEAAEMLAETGQTESGLDKLAHVGFHTLGLQTYLTAGPKEARAWTIRKGWTAPQAAGVIHTDFERGFIKAEVISYEDLVETGSVQAAKAAGKARIEGKDYVMADGDVVEFRFNV from the coding sequence GTGGCTCTCACTATCGGAATCGTCGGCCTGCCGAACGTCGGCAAGTCCACCATCTTCAACGCGCTGACCCGCAACCAGGTTCTCGCGGCGAACTACCCCTTCGCCACGATCGAACCCAACATCGGCGTGGTCCCGCTGCCGGACGAGAGGCTCGGCAAGCTCGCCGAGATCTTCGGGAGCGAGCGCGAGCTGCCGGCCACCGTGTCGTTCGTCGACATCGCCGGCATCGTGAAGGGCGCGTCCGAGGGCGAGGGCCTGGGCAACAAGTTCCTCGCGAACATCCGCGAGGCCGACGCGATCTGCCAGGTCACGCGTGTTTTCGACGACCCGGACGTCGTCCGCGTCGACGGTTCGGCCGATGCTCCCGGCGACATCGAGACCATCTCCACCGAGCTGATCCTGGCCGACCTCCAGACCCTCGAGAAGGCGCTCCCGAGGATGGAGAAGGAGGTCAAGATCAAGAAGGGCGACCCCGTCCTCTTCGCTGCCGCGAAGAAGGCGCAGGGGATCCTCGAGGAGGGCACGACGCTCTACCAGGGCGCGGCCGCGGCCGGCCTCGACCTGGCTGAGATCGCCTCGCTCCAGCTCCTCACGGCCAAGCCGTTCATCTACGTCTTCAACACCGACGACGCCGGCCTCGCGGACACCGCCTCACAGGAAGCGCTGCGCAAGCTGGTCGCTCCCGCTGACGCGATCTTCCTCGACGGGAAGTTTGAGGCGGAGCTCGCGGAACTGGAACCGGAAGAGGCCGCCGAGATGCTCGCCGAGACGGGCCAGACCGAGTCCGGCCTGGACAAGCTGGCGCACGTCGGGTTCCACACCCTCGGCCTGCAGACCTACCTCACGGCGGGCCCCAAGGAGGCGCGCGCCTGGACCATCCGCAAGGGCTGGACCGCGCCTCAGGCGGCGGGCGTCATCCACACGGACTTCGAGCGCGGGTTCATCAAGGCCGAGGTGATCTCCTACGAGGACCTCGTCGAGACCGGGTCCGTCCAGGCGGCCAAGGCGGCGGGCAAGGCCCGCATCGAGGGCAAGGACTACGTGATGGCGGACGGCGACGTGGTGGAGTTCCGGTTCAACGTCTAA
- a CDS encoding transcriptional regulator, producing MTFRDIDAHLIAPKRFVTLAHLHQVEQADYPALQEATELSTPDLSKIIRDLEERGLVHVTKERRTRYGATVVRLTPEGQEAFKKLLTSLNRIAGQ from the coding sequence ATGACGTTCAGAGATATCGACGCACACCTCATCGCACCGAAGCGCTTCGTCACCCTGGCCCATCTGCACCAGGTAGAGCAGGCAGATTATCCAGCGCTACAGGAGGCGACTGAACTCTCGACGCCGGACCTGTCGAAAATCATCCGCGATCTCGAGGAGCGCGGACTCGTCCACGTCACCAAAGAGCGACGAACGCGATATGGCGCGACCGTGGTGCGTCTGACACCAGAGGGGCAGGAAGCGTTCAAGAAGCTCCTGACCTCGCTGAACCGCATTGCAGGGCAATGA
- a CDS encoding HipA N-terminal domain-containing protein — translation MYVGTAYFTMRRRNLTTAFRYDDVYLARPDAVPVDPHLPLVQGAHRVDGLPGTFRDSSPA, via the coding sequence GTGTACGTCGGGACGGCGTACTTCACCATGCGTCGGCGGAACCTGACGACGGCGTTCAGGTACGACGACGTGTATCTCGCCAGGCCCGACGCGGTGCCGGTGGACCCGCACCTTCCGCTCGTGCAGGGCGCTCATCGCGTGGACGGGCTGCCCGGTACCTTTCGGGACTCGAGCCCCGCGTGA
- a CDS encoding 4-hydroxy-3-methylbut-2-enyl diphosphate reductase — MTSGTSTLTKRVLLAAPRGYCAGVDRAVVAVEKALETYGAPVYVRKEIVHNKYVVETLSERGAIFVNETDEVPEGARLVFSAHGVSPAVRESAVARSLDTIDATCPLVTKVHKEAVRFAKDDYDILLIGHTGHEEVEGTAGEAPDHVQVVNSPDEVDQVVVRDPAKVVWISQTTLSVDETMETVRRLREKFPSLQDPPSDDICYATQNRQVAVKKLAPECDVVIVVGSANSSNSVRLVEVALQAGARTAYRVDRSSEIDEAWLEGATTVGVTSGASVPEILVRDVLTLLEGRGFDDVQEVRTATEDLMFSLPRELRAGLKAAGEGDDRPRKETRKQLPLA, encoded by the coding sequence GTGACTTCCGGAACGTCCACCCTGACCAAGCGCGTCCTCCTCGCCGCCCCCCGTGGGTACTGCGCGGGCGTCGACCGCGCCGTCGTCGCCGTCGAGAAGGCCCTGGAGACCTACGGGGCGCCGGTGTACGTGCGCAAGGAGATCGTGCACAACAAGTACGTCGTGGAGACCCTCAGCGAACGCGGGGCGATCTTCGTCAACGAGACCGACGAGGTGCCCGAGGGCGCCCGCCTGGTGTTCTCCGCGCACGGCGTCTCGCCGGCTGTGCGCGAGTCCGCGGTGGCCCGCAGCCTCGACACCATCGACGCGACCTGCCCCCTGGTCACGAAGGTGCACAAGGAGGCCGTCCGGTTCGCGAAGGACGACTACGACATCCTCCTGATCGGCCACACCGGTCACGAGGAGGTCGAGGGGACCGCGGGCGAGGCGCCCGACCACGTGCAGGTGGTGAACTCGCCCGACGAGGTCGACCAGGTCGTCGTGCGCGACCCGGCCAAGGTGGTGTGGATCTCCCAGACCACGCTGTCGGTGGACGAGACCATGGAGACGGTTCGCCGGTTGCGGGAGAAGTTCCCGTCCCTGCAGGACCCGCCCAGTGACGACATCTGCTACGCCACGCAGAACCGTCAGGTCGCGGTGAAGAAGCTCGCCCCGGAGTGCGACGTCGTGATCGTCGTGGGTTCGGCGAACTCGTCGAACTCGGTGCGGCTCGTCGAGGTGGCGCTCCAGGCGGGTGCGCGTACCGCGTACCGCGTGGACCGTTCCTCGGAGATCGACGAGGCGTGGCTGGAGGGCGCGACGACCGTGGGCGTGACCTCCGGAGCCTCGGTCCCGGAGATCCTCGTGCGTGACGTCCTGACGCTCCTGGAGGGGCGCGGGTTCGACGACGTGCAGGAGGTGCGGACCGCTACCGAGGACCTCATGTTCTCCCTGCCCCGCGAGCTGCGGGCCGGTCTCAAGGCAGCGGGCGAGGGCGACGACCGTCCGCGCAAGGAGACGCGCAAGCAGCTTCCGCTCGCCTGA
- a CDS encoding ABC transporter ATP-binding protein gives MTHQTGPGGGPTPDRAPAAPSDTVTPAPPPTSPPDPDAALSLRGLWKRFGQKIAVRALDLDVPVGSFYGLVGPNGAGKTTTLSMATGLLRPDGGTVHVRGTDLWAHPDQAKATLGILPDGVRLFDRLTGLQLVTYAGLLRGMDRDTVAERAQSLLVAMDLAADAHTYVVDYSAGMTKKIALASAMIHAPRTLVLDEPFEAVDPVSAANIRDILADYVAGGGTVIVSSHVMDLVQRMCDHVAIVGAGQVLAAGTIDEVRGEQTLEDRFVDLVGGRTRAEGLEWLRTS, from the coding sequence ATGACCCACCAGACCGGTCCCGGTGGCGGCCCCACGCCCGATCGCGCGCCGGCCGCGCCGTCGGACACCGTGACACCCGCGCCGCCCCCGACCTCGCCCCCCGATCCCGACGCCGCACTGAGCCTGCGCGGCCTGTGGAAGCGGTTCGGCCAGAAGATCGCCGTGCGCGCGCTGGACCTCGACGTGCCCGTCGGATCCTTCTACGGGCTCGTCGGTCCCAACGGGGCCGGGAAGACCACCACCCTCTCCATGGCCACCGGCCTGCTCCGGCCCGACGGCGGAACCGTGCACGTGCGTGGCACCGATCTGTGGGCCCACCCCGACCAGGCCAAGGCCACCCTCGGCATCCTGCCCGACGGCGTGCGCCTGTTCGACCGCCTCACCGGACTCCAGCTCGTCACGTATGCAGGTCTCCTGCGCGGCATGGACCGTGACACCGTGGCCGAACGTGCCCAGAGCCTGCTCGTCGCCATGGACCTCGCCGCCGACGCCCATACGTACGTCGTCGACTACAGCGCCGGGATGACCAAGAAGATCGCCCTGGCCAGCGCCATGATCCACGCCCCCCGAACTCTCGTGCTCGACGAGCCGTTCGAGGCCGTCGACCCCGTCAGCGCCGCGAACATCCGCGACATCCTCGCCGACTACGTCGCCGGAGGCGGCACCGTCATCGTCTCCAGCCACGTGATGGACCTCGTGCAGCGCATGTGCGACCACGTCGCGATCGTCGGCGCCGGACAGGTGCTCGCCGCCGGCACCATCGACGAGGTCCGCGGCGAGCAGACGCTCGAAGACCGGTTCGTCGACCTCGTCGGAGGCCGCACCCGAGCTGAGGGGCTCGAATGGTTGCGCACTTCCTGA
- a CDS encoding glycoside hydrolase family 113, whose product MALVDRGICYTVDGMSPELVRDDLRTIREELHCTAVTLIGAETSALLEAANVAAGLELHVYIRPQLPSARARQLVVHLQDVASAAERVRQQHPGGVTLVLGTELSLTSRAAIPLGSEFLRLLVILRLGRLLKRHITRRVNALLAELIRTARVEFDGPITYAAAYWEEIDWSGMDVVGVNLYRMGDDRRAYQQHLRSLVHDAGKPVVITEFGCGAHTGADRRGPGSFLIVNWFRDPPRVRPGHVRDESVQAAYLSELIDLYAGAGAHGCFVFTFAMPDFPYDPDPQSDLDMAGFAVVRASCEPGERWTRKKAFSAVADRYASLAG is encoded by the coding sequence ATGGCGCTGGTGGACAGGGGAATCTGCTACACCGTCGACGGGATGAGCCCCGAACTGGTCCGAGACGACCTTCGGACGATCCGTGAGGAGCTGCACTGCACCGCGGTCACGCTGATCGGGGCAGAGACCTCGGCGCTCCTGGAAGCAGCGAACGTTGCGGCAGGGCTCGAGCTGCACGTGTATATCCGGCCCCAGTTGCCGTCGGCCCGGGCACGACAGCTCGTGGTGCACCTCCAGGACGTCGCTTCCGCTGCTGAGCGAGTGCGGCAACAGCACCCGGGCGGGGTGACGCTGGTCCTTGGTACGGAGCTTTCGCTCACCTCGCGAGCCGCGATCCCGCTCGGTTCGGAGTTTCTGCGGCTCCTGGTCATCCTGCGGCTCGGCCGCCTGTTGAAGAGGCACATCACTCGTCGTGTCAACGCGCTGCTCGCCGAGCTGATCCGGACAGCCCGCGTGGAGTTCGACGGGCCGATCACCTACGCGGCTGCCTACTGGGAGGAGATCGACTGGTCCGGCATGGACGTCGTGGGTGTCAACCTCTATCGGATGGGCGACGACCGGCGCGCCTACCAGCAGCACCTACGGTCGTTGGTTCACGACGCGGGCAAGCCCGTGGTGATCACGGAGTTCGGGTGCGGCGCGCACACCGGAGCTGATCGCCGCGGCCCGGGTTCATTCCTCATCGTGAACTGGTTCCGCGACCCGCCTCGAGTTCGACCTGGGCATGTGCGCGACGAGTCGGTGCAGGCTGCATATCTCAGCGAGCTCATCGACCTCTACGCCGGAGCAGGCGCGCACGGGTGCTTCGTGTTCACCTTCGCGATGCCAGATTTTCCGTACGACCCCGACCCGCAGAGTGATCTCGATATGGCTGGGTTCGCCGTGGTGCGAGCATCCTGTGAGCCGGGAGAGCGTTGGACGCGGAAGAAGGCCTTCTCGGCTGTCGCTGACCGGTACGCATCGCTCGCAGGCTGA
- a CDS encoding helix-turn-helix transcriptional regulator, which yields MISISSIGDPVAPRRPSARTELAAKRIGEYLVTWRKLHGLTAAQVAERAQISRGTLTALESGKGGVRLGTFLGVARSLGVLDRVVEALDPYESDLGRARADEVLPKRVRR from the coding sequence GTGATCAGTATTTCAAGCATTGGAGATCCTGTGGCACCTCGTCGGCCGTCGGCCCGGACGGAACTCGCCGCGAAGCGGATCGGCGAGTATCTGGTCACGTGGCGCAAGCTTCATGGACTCACTGCCGCTCAGGTCGCGGAGCGTGCGCAGATCAGCCGTGGGACCCTCACGGCGCTGGAGTCGGGCAAGGGAGGGGTGCGGTTGGGGACCTTCCTGGGGGTTGCGCGGTCCTTGGGCGTGCTGGACCGCGTTGTGGAGGCACTGGACCCGTATGAGTCGGACCTCGGCCGGGCTCGTGCCGACGAGGTACTTCCCAAGCGGGTGCGTAGGTGA
- a CDS encoding DNA recombination protein RmuC has protein sequence MDIGWILLALAVGVVVGWLSRAVRSSKAVRDAELESARLNALAEAAEREAVMIRERAEADVQAARDRAVEQVAAARTEQERAAEQFRLLAGEALEANTKQFLTLAEQRLSTATVRNEEQLAQREQAVKNLVDPLSKVMDKVRAQVEEAEKARAQGHGQLTEQLRQVAEESAKLRSGTSDLVAALRTSEVRGAWGELQLRRTVEAAGMLNRVDFTEQDEFTSDTGVQRPDMVIHLAGAKNVVVDSKVAFIRYLEAQQTDDVHRREQLLDAHVKHMRKHVDELAGKRYWAQFDAAPEFVVMFVPAEAFLSAAVEQQPDLLEYAARKNVILATPMTLIALLRTVAFAWRQEALAENAAKVHQVGKELHSRLVTMTDHVTRMGRSLESSTKNYNKLIGSLERNVLSSARKMVELEVVDPRDAIEVPREIEEIPRPITRSELLAADEGGVVAIESARDTQDGRKPDISGDQGGTASGHSPDAEELDAVVVQQVEVTELATSDQRALAKVERTNPSQAARR, from the coding sequence ATGGACATCGGCTGGATCCTTCTTGCGCTTGCCGTCGGCGTGGTCGTCGGCTGGCTGTCTCGTGCCGTGCGCTCGTCGAAGGCCGTGCGCGACGCCGAGCTGGAGTCCGCCCGGCTGAACGCGTTGGCGGAGGCCGCCGAGCGCGAGGCGGTCATGATCCGTGAGCGTGCCGAGGCGGATGTCCAGGCGGCCCGCGACCGTGCCGTCGAGCAGGTCGCCGCGGCGCGCACCGAGCAGGAGCGGGCCGCCGAGCAGTTCAGGCTGCTCGCGGGCGAGGCCCTGGAGGCGAACACCAAGCAGTTCCTCACGCTGGCGGAGCAGCGGCTGAGCACCGCGACGGTGCGGAACGAGGAGCAGCTCGCCCAGCGCGAGCAGGCGGTCAAGAACCTGGTCGATCCGCTGTCCAAGGTGATGGACAAGGTGCGCGCCCAGGTCGAGGAGGCCGAGAAGGCCCGGGCCCAGGGGCACGGCCAGCTCACCGAGCAGTTGCGTCAGGTCGCCGAGGAGTCGGCGAAGCTGCGCAGCGGGACGAGCGACCTGGTGGCGGCGCTGCGCACGTCGGAGGTGCGCGGCGCGTGGGGTGAGCTGCAGCTCCGCCGCACGGTGGAGGCCGCGGGCATGCTGAACCGGGTCGACTTCACGGAGCAGGACGAGTTCACCTCCGACACCGGTGTGCAGCGCCCCGACATGGTCATCCATCTGGCCGGGGCCAAGAACGTCGTCGTCGACTCGAAGGTGGCGTTCATCCGCTATCTCGAGGCGCAGCAGACCGACGACGTGCACCGCCGGGAGCAGCTCCTCGACGCGCACGTGAAGCACATGCGCAAGCACGTCGACGAACTGGCCGGCAAGAGGTACTGGGCGCAGTTCGACGCGGCACCGGAGTTCGTGGTCATGTTCGTCCCTGCCGAGGCGTTCCTCTCGGCGGCGGTCGAGCAGCAGCCCGACCTGCTGGAGTACGCCGCGCGGAAGAACGTCATCCTCGCCACGCCCATGACGCTGATCGCGCTGCTGCGCACCGTCGCCTTCGCGTGGCGGCAGGAAGCCCTCGCCGAGAACGCGGCGAAGGTGCACCAGGTGGGCAAGGAGTTGCACTCGCGGCTGGTCACGATGACGGACCACGTCACGAGGATGGGCCGGTCCCTGGAGAGCTCGACCAAGAACTACAACAAGCTCATCGGGTCGCTGGAGCGCAACGTGCTCAGCTCCGCCCGCAAGATGGTGGAGCTCGAGGTCGTCGACCCCCGGGATGCGATCGAGGTGCCGCGCGAGATCGAGGAGATCCCGCGCCCCATCACCAGGTCCGAACTGCTCGCAGCCGACGAGGGCGGCGTCGTCGCGATCGAGAGCGCGCGCGACACCCAGGACGGACGCAAGCCGGACATCAGCGGTGACCAGGGCGGGACGGCGTCCGGGCACTCCCCCGACGCCGAGGAGCTCGACGCGGTCGTGGTCCAGCAGGTCGAGGTGACGGAACTCGCCACGAGCGACCAGCGTGCCCTGGCCAAGGTGGAGAGGACGAACCCGTCGCAGGCAGCCCGTAGATGA